One halophilic archaeon DL31 genomic region harbors:
- a CDS encoding hypothetical protein (KEGG: hwa:HQ1889A hypothetical protein), with protein sequence MPRDRRPDKVEIEELEKQLARASNGDVTPLSQAVATYEIRLASAHESGESNRYRGISREYQEQLITVLDDATQTEGWGLLKGFLDAYHPNTTEDFPHVTTVLQNVTGRYLIRTRLSEDINEIPVAALEFFSSILDQIDGDGYDFINEGLHPYGWGIGHPDHAVADNIHQHASTNIFVVNPMLEHAFYADQHSAMDLLEQIVRDDSIDRSLPHTTGQISETRYLLDAPAGAVSDFEPTIPRYWDWQKELDYEFELDEDVERRIRDIVTERNIESDLPDDWGIADLII encoded by the coding sequence ATGCCAAGAGACCGACGACCAGACAAGGTTGAAATAGAGGAGCTTGAGAAGCAATTAGCGAGAGCTAGTAACGGAGATGTGACTCCACTTTCACAGGCAGTGGCGACATATGAGATACGGTTAGCGTCAGCACACGAATCAGGTGAATCCAACCGCTACCGAGGAATCTCCAGAGAGTATCAAGAGCAACTCATCACTGTTCTTGACGATGCGACACAGACGGAAGGCTGGGGATTGCTCAAAGGGTTTCTTGATGCATATCATCCGAATACAACCGAGGACTTCCCCCATGTGACGACGGTTCTGCAGAACGTCACTGGTCGGTATCTTATTCGAACACGCTTGTCAGAGGATATTAATGAAATTCCTGTTGCTGCATTAGAGTTCTTTAGTTCGATTCTTGACCAAATTGACGGGGACGGATACGACTTCATCAATGAAGGACTTCACCCGTATGGGTGGGGAATTGGCCATCCAGACCATGCAGTTGCGGATAACATTCACCAACATGCCTCTACAAACATTTTCGTGGTGAATCCAATGTTGGAACACGCTTTTTATGCTGACCAGCATTCGGCAATGGACTTACTTGAGCAGATTGTGCGTGATGACTCCATTGACCGAAGTCTTCCCCATACAACTGGCCAAATCTCAGAAACTCGTTATTTATTGGACGCACCTGCAGGAGCAGTTAGTGATTTTGAACCAACAATTCCGCGCTATTGGGACTGGCAGAAAGAGCTTGATTATGAATTTGAGCTTGACGAGGACGTTGAGCGACGGATTCGAGACATTGTTACTGAGCGAAATATCGAATCTGACCTGCCCGATGACTGGGGAATTGCTGACTTGATTATCTGA